A single Anas platyrhynchos isolate ZD024472 breed Pekin duck chromosome 17, IASCAAS_PekinDuck_T2T, whole genome shotgun sequence DNA region contains:
- the LOC119713003 gene encoding butyrophilin subfamily 3 member A2-like isoform X2 gives MGLPWGCGHPSLTGHVRGLLTSLVTLLLLQLGSAQLRVEGPGQPVTATVGQDVVLPCHLSPQRDARSLEVRWIRDHISETVHHYRDGEDLYGEQMGAYSGRTELSRDGLSAGSLDLRITGLRPSDDGLYICTVKNTDAYDEAIVELELSATGADPHLSLGGYEAGGVRVLCQSAGWYPLPQLLWRDARGQHLPSVSQTHSQDQEGLFEIEGAVIMTGSVEGPLSCMIRSSRLQQERESSLHIAAPFFHNAQPWKVALALVLVLFVVSIGLGVYLFRKQVAQSRELAAKKDAELGEQAAEIEEKAERLKEQAAELAWRRCLLPQNRVKVTLDADTAHRELVLSEDQRSVRWESELKDIPDTDERFESRRCVLGYEEFRDGRHWWEVEVEGQGKRERNSCWAVGVARVSVKRKGVLNMNPEEGIWAVQYDEGQLMSLTSPRTPLSLSPVPTRIWVCLDCTQQHVSFINADNEVEIFTFTAASFDKKPIRPWFLLWTQGIQLCLRDSTPQTLSPALGGSCPSPDTPVSPLLGSAGAAQE, from the exons atggggctcccctggggctgcgGCCACCCCAGCCTCACCGGCCATGTCAGGGGCCTCCTGACTTCCCTCGtcactctgctcctcctccagctgggcTCAG cccagctcagagtgGAGGGACCAGGCCAGCCTGTCACTGCCACCGTGGGGCAGGAtgtcgtgctgccctgccacttgTCCCCTCAACGCGATGCTCGCAGCTTGGAGGTCAGGTGGATCCGGGACCATATCTCTGAGACAGTGCACCACTACCGCGATGGAGAGGACCTGTATGGGGAGCAGATGGGGGCATATTCTGGGAGGACAGAGTTGTCCAGAGATGgtctctctgctggaagcctggACTTGCGAATCACAGGGCTGAGACCCTCTGATGATGGCCTGTACATCTGCACTGTGAAAAATACTGATGCTTACGACGAAGCAATTGTGGAGCTAGAGTTGTCAG CCACAGGCGCTGACCCCCACCTCTCCCTGGGGGGCTACGAGGCCGGAGGCGTCCGGGTGCTGTGTCAATCGGCCGGCTGGTACCCGCTGCCgcagctgctgtggagggaTGCTCGCGGGCAGCACCTGCCCTCGGTCTCCCAGACACATTCCCAGGACCAGGAGGGGCTCTTTGAAATCGAAGGCGCCGTCATCATGACCGGGAGCGTGGAGGGGCCCTTGTCCTGCATGATCAGGAGCAGCCGCCTGCAGCAGGAACGGGAATCATCCCTGCACATCGCAG CTCCCTTCTTCCACAACGCACAGCCCTGGAAAGTGGCTCTGGCTCTGGTCCTCGTGCTTTTTGTGGTGTCCATTGGCCTCGGTGTTTATCTCTTTCGAAAGCAAG tggCACAGAGCCGAGAGCTGG CAGCGAAAAAGGATGCAGAGCTGG ggGAACAAGCTGCAGAGATAG aagaaaaagctgaaagacTGA AGgaacaagctgcagagctgg catGGAGAAGGTGTCTGCTGCCTCAAAATAGAG tgaaGGTGACCCTGGATGCAGACACGGCTCATCGTGAGCTCGTCCTGTCGGAGGACCAAAGGAGTGTGAGATGGGAAAGTGAATTGAAGGACATTCCTGACACAGATGAGAGATTTGAGAGTCGGCGCTGCGTGTTGGGCTATGAGGAGTTCAGAGATGGGAGGCACTGgtgggaggtggaggtggaggggcaggggaagagagaaaggaattCTTGCTGGGCTGTGGGAGTGGCCAGGGTATCTGTGAAGAGGAAGGGGGTGTTGAACATGAACCCTGAAGAAGGGATCTGGGCTGTGCAGTACGATGAAGGACAGCTCATGTCTCTCACATCTCCTCGCACtcccttgtccctgtcccctgtccccacaaGGATCTGGGTCTGTCTCGACTGTACCCAGCAGCACGTGTCTTTTATCAATGCTGACAACGAAGTTGAGATCTTCACTTTCACAGCAGCCAGCTTCGATAAAAAGCCCATCCGTCCCTGGTTTCTATTGTGGACACAGGGAATTCAGCTGTGCCTGAGGgacagcaccccccagaccctgtccccagccctggggggctcctgccctTCTCCAGACACTCCTGTATCACCTCTCCTTGgttctgcaggagcagcacaggaatGA
- the LOC119713003 gene encoding butyrophilin subfamily 1 member A1-like isoform X3 has translation MGAYSGRTELSRDGLSAGSLDLRITGLRPSDDGLYICTVKNTDAYDEAIVELELSATGADPHLSLGGYEAGGVRVLCQSAGWYPLPQLLWRDARGQHLPSVSQTHSQDQEGLFEIEGAVIMTGSVEGPLSCMIRSSRLQQERESSLHIAAPFFHNAQPWKVALALVLVLFVVSIGLGVYLFRKQVAQSRELAAKKDAELGEQAAEIEEKAERLKEQAAELAWRRCLLPQNRVKVTLDADTAHRELVLSEDQRSVRWESELKDIPDTDERFESRRCVLGYEEFRDGRHWWEVEVEGQGKRERNSCWAVGVARVSVKRKGVLNMNPEEGIWAVQYDEGQLMSLTSPRTPLSLSPVPTRIWVCLDCTQQHVSFINADNEVEIFTFTAASFDKKPIRPWFLLWTQGIQLCLRDSTPQTLSPALGGSCPSPDTPVSPLLGSAGAAQE, from the exons ATGGGGGCATATTCTGGGAGGACAGAGTTGTCCAGAGATGgtctctctgctggaagcctggACTTGCGAATCACAGGGCTGAGACCCTCTGATGATGGCCTGTACATCTGCACTGTGAAAAATACTGATGCTTACGACGAAGCAATTGTGGAGCTAGAGTTGTCAG CCACAGGCGCTGACCCCCACCTCTCCCTGGGGGGCTACGAGGCCGGAGGCGTCCGGGTGCTGTGTCAATCGGCCGGCTGGTACCCGCTGCCgcagctgctgtggagggaTGCTCGCGGGCAGCACCTGCCCTCGGTCTCCCAGACACATTCCCAGGACCAGGAGGGGCTCTTTGAAATCGAAGGCGCCGTCATCATGACCGGGAGCGTGGAGGGGCCCTTGTCCTGCATGATCAGGAGCAGCCGCCTGCAGCAGGAACGGGAATCATCCCTGCACATCGCAG CTCCCTTCTTCCACAACGCACAGCCCTGGAAAGTGGCTCTGGCTCTGGTCCTCGTGCTTTTTGTGGTGTCCATTGGCCTCGGTGTTTATCTCTTTCGAAAGCAAG tggCACAGAGCCGAGAGCTGG CAGCGAAAAAGGATGCAGAGCTGG ggGAACAAGCTGCAGAGATAG aagaaaaagctgaaagacTGA AGgaacaagctgcagagctgg catGGAGAAGGTGTCTGCTGCCTCAAAATAGAG tgaaGGTGACCCTGGATGCAGACACGGCTCATCGTGAGCTCGTCCTGTCGGAGGACCAAAGGAGTGTGAGATGGGAAAGTGAATTGAAGGACATTCCTGACACAGATGAGAGATTTGAGAGTCGGCGCTGCGTGTTGGGCTATGAGGAGTTCAGAGATGGGAGGCACTGgtgggaggtggaggtggaggggcaggggaagagagaaaggaattCTTGCTGGGCTGTGGGAGTGGCCAGGGTATCTGTGAAGAGGAAGGGGGTGTTGAACATGAACCCTGAAGAAGGGATCTGGGCTGTGCAGTACGATGAAGGACAGCTCATGTCTCTCACATCTCCTCGCACtcccttgtccctgtcccctgtccccacaaGGATCTGGGTCTGTCTCGACTGTACCCAGCAGCACGTGTCTTTTATCAATGCTGACAACGAAGTTGAGATCTTCACTTTCACAGCAGCCAGCTTCGATAAAAAGCCCATCCGTCCCTGGTTTCTATTGTGGACACAGGGAATTCAGCTGTGCCTGAGGgacagcaccccccagaccctgtccccagccctggggggctcctgccctTCTCCAGACACTCCTGTATCACCTCTCCTTGgttctgcaggagcagcacaggaatGA
- the LOC101800522 gene encoding uncharacterized protein isoform X2 → MESAQVPEAFEEVIVIATDKQWSLATPLQRNQAPVLEPAYSPGLLIHLEQGEEAWIPDIETSEDEEPVRPLLRLWARKRKRWKSCRDAASSSGSNSSYSGDGLTSETEDSSQEEEGEWVELRGETMRNPKDGTSLGYEHHKSHSGRRLASSSHNGRKHPHKSSSRIELGQHKHACRKCGKSFSRGSSLNRHQRVHVGEKPFACCRCGRSFVCSSSLKDHLKNPCQEKPYKCPKCEKRFVSSSSLQKHCKLHHESNVYQCSECGKNLTSNSALLIHRRIHTGERPYKCPECGKCFMANKSLSKHRKSHTEDGIFVCPDCGKKLTSNSTLIIHRRIHTGERPYECPECGKRFMANKSLSKHRKSHLEEGTYKCPQCRESFTKNSAYVAHLRTHQGQPSYRCSDCGEAFFESSAFNQHQKKHLVGKRYQCPDCGMGFTLPSALLLHQKSHVGPRPHVCSDCGKAFRETTSLRRHQRIHTGEKPYQCSYCEKSFRASSTLIIHQRIHTGEKPYKCTKCTKCFMSSSSLMKHLRTHLRKELHSE, encoded by the exons ATGGAGTCTGCCCAG GTGCCCGAGGCATTCGAAGAGGTAATAGTAATTGCCACGGATAAGCAATGGTCTCTAGCAACCCCCCTGCAGAGAAATCAGGCGCCTGTGCTCGAGCCAG CGTacagccctgggctgctcaTTCATCTGGAGCAAGGGGAAGAGGCTTGGATCCCCGACATCGAGACCTCTGAGGATGAAGAACCGGTGAGACCCCTCCTGAGGCTGTGGGCGAGGAAGAGGAAGCGGTGGAAAAGCTGCCGAGATGCAGCAAGTTCCTCCGGCTCCAATTCATCCTACTCAG GGGATGGGTTGACAAGTGAGACggaggacagttcacaggaggaagagggagagtGGGTGGAACTGCGTGGCGAGACCATGAGGAATCCCAAAGATGGTACCTCCCTGGGTTACGAGCACCACAAGAGCCACTCAGGACGGAGATTGGCTTCCTCCAGCCACAACGGGAGGAAGCATCCACACAAGAGCTCATCGAGGATAGAGCTAGGGCAACACAAGCACGCGTGCAGGAAGTGTGGGAAGAGCTTCAGCCGTGGCTCATCTCTCAACCGGCACCAGAGGGTCCATGTGGGGGAGAAGCCTTTCGCGTGCTGCAGGTGTGGGAGAAGTTTTGTGTGCAGCTCCAGCCTCAAAGACCACCTGAAAAACCCCTGCCAGGAGAAACCCTACAAGTGCCCCAAGTGCGAGAAGCGCTTTGTGTCCAGCAGCTCTCTCCAGAAGCATTGCAAGCTCCACCACGAGAGCAACGTGTACCAATGCTCTGAGTGTGGGAAAAACCTCACTTCCAACTCCGCTCTTCTCATCCACCGCAGGATACACACCGGCGAGAGGCCCTACAAATGCCCAGAGTGTGGGAAGTGCTTCATGGCCAACAAGTCGCTTAGCAAGCACCGCAAGAGCCACACAGAGGATGGGATCTTTGTCTGTCCAGACTGCGGGAAAAAACTCACTTCCAATTCAACTCTCATCATCCACCGGCGCATACACACGGGTGAGAGGCCCTATGAGTGCCCCGAGTGTGGGAAGCGCTTCATGGCCAACAAGTCGCTCAGCAAGCATCGCAAGAGCCACCTGGAGGAGGGGACCTATAAATGTCCCCAGTGCAGGGAAAGCTTTACAAAGAACTCAGCCTACGTAGCCCATCTCAGGACCCACCAGGGTCAGCCCTCTTATCGCTGCTCCGACTGTGGGGAAGCCTTCTTTGAAAGCTCGGCGTTCAACCAACACCAGAAAAAGCACTTGGTAGGGAAACGCTATCAGTGCCCTGACTGCGGGATGGGTTTCACTCTTCCCTcagccctcctcctccaccagaAAAGCCATGTGGGGCCCAGGCCCCATGTCTGCTCCGACTGCGGGAAAGCCTTTCGGGAGACCACGTCCCTCCGCAGGCACCAGCGCATCCACACGGGTGAAAAGCCCTACCAATGCTCATACTGTGAGAAAAGCTTTCGGGCCAGCTCCACCCTCATCATCCACCAGAGGATCCACACTGGGGAGAAACCCTACAAATGCACCAAATGCACCAAGTGCTTCATGTCCAGCTCTTCCCTCATGAAGCACCTGCGGACACACCTCCGGAAGGAGCTGCACAGTGAGTGA
- the LOC101800522 gene encoding uncharacterized protein isoform X1, which yields MESAQVPEAFEEVIVIATDKQWSLATPLQRNQAPVLEPALLQRFALGGDVQLVEVSALTRGSPLPSYSPGLLIHLEQGEEAWIPDIETSEDEEPVRPLLRLWARKRKRWKSCRDAASSSGSNSSYSGDGLTSETEDSSQEEEGEWVELRGETMRNPKDGTSLGYEHHKSHSGRRLASSSHNGRKHPHKSSSRIELGQHKHACRKCGKSFSRGSSLNRHQRVHVGEKPFACCRCGRSFVCSSSLKDHLKNPCQEKPYKCPKCEKRFVSSSSLQKHCKLHHESNVYQCSECGKNLTSNSALLIHRRIHTGERPYKCPECGKCFMANKSLSKHRKSHTEDGIFVCPDCGKKLTSNSTLIIHRRIHTGERPYECPECGKRFMANKSLSKHRKSHLEEGTYKCPQCRESFTKNSAYVAHLRTHQGQPSYRCSDCGEAFFESSAFNQHQKKHLVGKRYQCPDCGMGFTLPSALLLHQKSHVGPRPHVCSDCGKAFRETTSLRRHQRIHTGEKPYQCSYCEKSFRASSTLIIHQRIHTGEKPYKCTKCTKCFMSSSSLMKHLRTHLRKELHSE from the exons ATGGAGTCTGCCCAG GTGCCCGAGGCATTCGAAGAGGTAATAGTAATTGCCACGGATAAGCAATGGTCTCTAGCAACCCCCCTGCAGAGAAATCAGGCGCCTGTGCTCGAGCCAG CCCTTCTACAACGTTTTGCTCTTGGAGGAGATGTTCAACTAGTTGAAGTCTCTGCGTTAACAAGAGGCAGCCCATTACCTT CGTacagccctgggctgctcaTTCATCTGGAGCAAGGGGAAGAGGCTTGGATCCCCGACATCGAGACCTCTGAGGATGAAGAACCGGTGAGACCCCTCCTGAGGCTGTGGGCGAGGAAGAGGAAGCGGTGGAAAAGCTGCCGAGATGCAGCAAGTTCCTCCGGCTCCAATTCATCCTACTCAG GGGATGGGTTGACAAGTGAGACggaggacagttcacaggaggaagagggagagtGGGTGGAACTGCGTGGCGAGACCATGAGGAATCCCAAAGATGGTACCTCCCTGGGTTACGAGCACCACAAGAGCCACTCAGGACGGAGATTGGCTTCCTCCAGCCACAACGGGAGGAAGCATCCACACAAGAGCTCATCGAGGATAGAGCTAGGGCAACACAAGCACGCGTGCAGGAAGTGTGGGAAGAGCTTCAGCCGTGGCTCATCTCTCAACCGGCACCAGAGGGTCCATGTGGGGGAGAAGCCTTTCGCGTGCTGCAGGTGTGGGAGAAGTTTTGTGTGCAGCTCCAGCCTCAAAGACCACCTGAAAAACCCCTGCCAGGAGAAACCCTACAAGTGCCCCAAGTGCGAGAAGCGCTTTGTGTCCAGCAGCTCTCTCCAGAAGCATTGCAAGCTCCACCACGAGAGCAACGTGTACCAATGCTCTGAGTGTGGGAAAAACCTCACTTCCAACTCCGCTCTTCTCATCCACCGCAGGATACACACCGGCGAGAGGCCCTACAAATGCCCAGAGTGTGGGAAGTGCTTCATGGCCAACAAGTCGCTTAGCAAGCACCGCAAGAGCCACACAGAGGATGGGATCTTTGTCTGTCCAGACTGCGGGAAAAAACTCACTTCCAATTCAACTCTCATCATCCACCGGCGCATACACACGGGTGAGAGGCCCTATGAGTGCCCCGAGTGTGGGAAGCGCTTCATGGCCAACAAGTCGCTCAGCAAGCATCGCAAGAGCCACCTGGAGGAGGGGACCTATAAATGTCCCCAGTGCAGGGAAAGCTTTACAAAGAACTCAGCCTACGTAGCCCATCTCAGGACCCACCAGGGTCAGCCCTCTTATCGCTGCTCCGACTGTGGGGAAGCCTTCTTTGAAAGCTCGGCGTTCAACCAACACCAGAAAAAGCACTTGGTAGGGAAACGCTATCAGTGCCCTGACTGCGGGATGGGTTTCACTCTTCCCTcagccctcctcctccaccagaAAAGCCATGTGGGGCCCAGGCCCCATGTCTGCTCCGACTGCGGGAAAGCCTTTCGGGAGACCACGTCCCTCCGCAGGCACCAGCGCATCCACACGGGTGAAAAGCCCTACCAATGCTCATACTGTGAGAAAAGCTTTCGGGCCAGCTCCACCCTCATCATCCACCAGAGGATCCACACTGGGGAGAAACCCTACAAATGCACCAAATGCACCAAGTGCTTCATGTCCAGCTCTTCCCTCATGAAGCACCTGCGGACACACCTCCGGAAGGAGCTGCACAGTGAGTGA
- the LOC119713003 gene encoding butyrophilin subfamily 1 member A1-like isoform X1: MSKLLPEFYCCPELRRRSGILAYPCVSCSSAGCAPAPATAQMGLPWGCGHPSLTGHVRGLLTSLVTLLLLQLGSAQLRVEGPGQPVTATVGQDVVLPCHLSPQRDARSLEVRWIRDHISETVHHYRDGEDLYGEQMGAYSGRTELSRDGLSAGSLDLRITGLRPSDDGLYICTVKNTDAYDEAIVELELSATGADPHLSLGGYEAGGVRVLCQSAGWYPLPQLLWRDARGQHLPSVSQTHSQDQEGLFEIEGAVIMTGSVEGPLSCMIRSSRLQQERESSLHIAAPFFHNAQPWKVALALVLVLFVVSIGLGVYLFRKQVAQSRELAAKKDAELGEQAAEIEEKAERLKEQAAELAWRRCLLPQNRVKVTLDADTAHRELVLSEDQRSVRWESELKDIPDTDERFESRRCVLGYEEFRDGRHWWEVEVEGQGKRERNSCWAVGVARVSVKRKGVLNMNPEEGIWAVQYDEGQLMSLTSPRTPLSLSPVPTRIWVCLDCTQQHVSFINADNEVEIFTFTAASFDKKPIRPWFLLWTQGIQLCLRDSTPQTLSPALGGSCPSPDTPVSPLLGSAGAAQE; encoded by the exons ATGTCCAAGCTCCTCCCAGAGTTTTACTGCTGTCCGGAACTGCGTAGGAGATCTGGAATTTTGGCATACCCCTGTGTTTCCTGCAGCTCGGCTGGGTGTG ctcctgctcctgctacAGCACAGatggggctcccctggggctgcgGCCACCCCAGCCTCACCGGCCATGTCAGGGGCCTCCTGACTTCCCTCGtcactctgctcctcctccagctgggcTCAG cccagctcagagtgGAGGGACCAGGCCAGCCTGTCACTGCCACCGTGGGGCAGGAtgtcgtgctgccctgccacttgTCCCCTCAACGCGATGCTCGCAGCTTGGAGGTCAGGTGGATCCGGGACCATATCTCTGAGACAGTGCACCACTACCGCGATGGAGAGGACCTGTATGGGGAGCAGATGGGGGCATATTCTGGGAGGACAGAGTTGTCCAGAGATGgtctctctgctggaagcctggACTTGCGAATCACAGGGCTGAGACCCTCTGATGATGGCCTGTACATCTGCACTGTGAAAAATACTGATGCTTACGACGAAGCAATTGTGGAGCTAGAGTTGTCAG CCACAGGCGCTGACCCCCACCTCTCCCTGGGGGGCTACGAGGCCGGAGGCGTCCGGGTGCTGTGTCAATCGGCCGGCTGGTACCCGCTGCCgcagctgctgtggagggaTGCTCGCGGGCAGCACCTGCCCTCGGTCTCCCAGACACATTCCCAGGACCAGGAGGGGCTCTTTGAAATCGAAGGCGCCGTCATCATGACCGGGAGCGTGGAGGGGCCCTTGTCCTGCATGATCAGGAGCAGCCGCCTGCAGCAGGAACGGGAATCATCCCTGCACATCGCAG CTCCCTTCTTCCACAACGCACAGCCCTGGAAAGTGGCTCTGGCTCTGGTCCTCGTGCTTTTTGTGGTGTCCATTGGCCTCGGTGTTTATCTCTTTCGAAAGCAAG tggCACAGAGCCGAGAGCTGG CAGCGAAAAAGGATGCAGAGCTGG ggGAACAAGCTGCAGAGATAG aagaaaaagctgaaagacTGA AGgaacaagctgcagagctgg catGGAGAAGGTGTCTGCTGCCTCAAAATAGAG tgaaGGTGACCCTGGATGCAGACACGGCTCATCGTGAGCTCGTCCTGTCGGAGGACCAAAGGAGTGTGAGATGGGAAAGTGAATTGAAGGACATTCCTGACACAGATGAGAGATTTGAGAGTCGGCGCTGCGTGTTGGGCTATGAGGAGTTCAGAGATGGGAGGCACTGgtgggaggtggaggtggaggggcaggggaagagagaaaggaattCTTGCTGGGCTGTGGGAGTGGCCAGGGTATCTGTGAAGAGGAAGGGGGTGTTGAACATGAACCCTGAAGAAGGGATCTGGGCTGTGCAGTACGATGAAGGACAGCTCATGTCTCTCACATCTCCTCGCACtcccttgtccctgtcccctgtccccacaaGGATCTGGGTCTGTCTCGACTGTACCCAGCAGCACGTGTCTTTTATCAATGCTGACAACGAAGTTGAGATCTTCACTTTCACAGCAGCCAGCTTCGATAAAAAGCCCATCCGTCCCTGGTTTCTATTGTGGACACAGGGAATTCAGCTGTGCCTGAGGgacagcaccccccagaccctgtccccagccctggggggctcctgccctTCTCCAGACACTCCTGTATCACCTCTCCTTGgttctgcaggagcagcacaggaatGA